A single window of Hymenobacter sp. APR13 DNA harbors:
- a CDS encoding ribonucleoside-diphosphate reductase subunit alpha: MLVLKRDGRRESVKFDKVTARIEKLCYGLNQNFISPIEVAKKVIDGIYDGVTTVELDNLAAETAASLTTKHPDYAILAARIAVSNLHKVTSKSFSSTMKRLHTYEDPKTGENASLIAQDVWEIVHAHAATLDSAIIYDRDYNYDYFGFKTLERSYLLRLDGKVVERPQHMLMRVAVGIHKEDIAAAIETYNLMSERWFTHATPTLFNAGTPKPQLSSCFLLTMKDDSIEGIYDTLKNCALISQSAGGIGLAVHNVRATGSYIKGTNGTSNGLTPMLKVFNDTARYVDQGGGKRKGAFAIYLEPWHADIIDFLDLKKNHGKEEMRARDLFYALWTPDLFMKRVEANGDWTLMCPHECPGLDTTYGEEFEKLYQKYEREGRGRKTIKAQELWFAILESQTETGTPYMLFKDAANSKSNQKNLGTIKSSNLCTEIMEYTDENEIAVCNLASLALPRYVRPDEAGNLIFDHQKLYEVTYHATLNLNKVIDINYYPVIEAERSNRRHRPIGLGVQGLADTFIALRMPFESDEASGLNKDIFETIYFAAMTASKDLAIRDGHYETFPGSPLSEGKFQFDLWNVQPDSGRWDWDTLRAQVMEHGVRNSLLVAPMPTASTAQILGNNESFEPYTSNIYVRRVLSGEFMVVNKHLLKDLVKLGLWNEQMKNAIIAANGSVQDIPTIPQNIKDLYKTVWEISQRRIIDMSADRGAYICQSQSLNLHVLNVNFGKLTSMHFHSWKKGLKTGMYYLRTKAAADAIKFTVQKQAAETLEPLNVSAQNASDMACSLDNPDACEACGS, translated from the coding sequence ATGTTGGTACTCAAACGCGACGGCCGCCGCGAATCCGTGAAATTCGATAAGGTTACGGCCCGCATCGAGAAGCTTTGCTACGGTCTCAACCAGAATTTCATTTCCCCGATTGAGGTAGCCAAAAAGGTTATCGACGGGATTTACGACGGTGTGACCACCGTGGAGCTGGACAACCTGGCCGCCGAAACCGCCGCCTCGCTCACCACCAAGCACCCCGACTACGCCATCCTGGCCGCCCGCATTGCGGTGAGCAACCTGCACAAGGTCACCAGCAAGTCGTTCAGCAGCACCATGAAGCGGCTGCACACCTACGAGGACCCCAAAACCGGCGAAAACGCCTCCCTCATTGCCCAGGACGTGTGGGAAATCGTGCACGCCCACGCCGCTACGCTGGACTCGGCCATCATCTACGACCGGGACTACAACTACGACTACTTCGGCTTCAAGACGCTGGAGCGCAGCTACCTGCTCCGCCTCGACGGCAAGGTGGTGGAGCGCCCCCAGCACATGCTAATGCGCGTGGCCGTGGGCATTCATAAGGAGGACATTGCCGCCGCCATCGAGACGTACAATCTGATGAGCGAGCGGTGGTTCACGCACGCTACGCCCACGCTGTTCAACGCCGGCACGCCCAAGCCCCAGCTCAGCTCCTGCTTCCTGCTCACGATGAAGGACGACTCCATCGAGGGCATTTACGACACGCTGAAGAACTGCGCCCTGATTTCGCAGAGCGCCGGCGGCATTGGCCTGGCCGTGCACAACGTGCGCGCCACCGGCTCCTACATCAAAGGCACCAACGGCACCAGCAACGGCCTCACGCCCATGCTGAAGGTGTTCAACGACACGGCCCGCTACGTGGACCAGGGTGGCGGCAAGCGCAAGGGCGCTTTCGCTATTTACCTGGAGCCCTGGCACGCCGACATCATCGACTTCCTGGACCTGAAAAAGAACCACGGCAAGGAGGAAATGCGCGCCCGCGACCTGTTCTACGCCCTCTGGACGCCCGACCTGTTCATGAAGCGCGTGGAAGCCAACGGCGACTGGACGCTGATGTGCCCCCACGAGTGCCCCGGCCTGGATACCACCTACGGCGAGGAGTTCGAGAAGCTCTACCAGAAGTACGAGCGCGAAGGCCGCGGCCGCAAAACCATCAAGGCCCAGGAGCTGTGGTTTGCCATTCTGGAAAGCCAGACCGAGACCGGCACGCCCTACATGCTGTTCAAGGACGCCGCCAACAGCAAGAGCAACCAGAAAAACCTCGGGACCATCAAGAGCTCCAACCTCTGCACCGAGATTATGGAGTACACCGACGAGAACGAAATTGCCGTGTGCAACCTCGCCTCGCTGGCCCTGCCCCGCTACGTGCGCCCCGACGAAGCCGGCAACCTCATCTTCGACCACCAGAAGCTGTACGAGGTTACCTACCACGCCACGCTGAACCTCAACAAGGTTATCGACATCAATTACTACCCCGTGATTGAGGCCGAGCGCAGCAACCGCCGCCACCGCCCCATCGGGCTGGGCGTGCAAGGGCTGGCCGATACGTTCATTGCCCTGCGCATGCCGTTTGAAAGCGACGAAGCCAGCGGCCTGAACAAGGACATCTTCGAGACCATCTACTTCGCGGCCATGACGGCCTCCAAGGATTTGGCCATCCGCGACGGTCACTACGAAACCTTCCCCGGCTCGCCGCTGAGCGAGGGCAAATTCCAGTTCGACCTCTGGAACGTGCAGCCCGACTCCGGCCGCTGGGATTGGGACACGCTGCGCGCCCAGGTGATGGAGCACGGCGTGCGCAACTCGCTGCTGGTAGCGCCTATGCCTACCGCTTCTACCGCGCAGATTCTGGGCAATAACGAGTCGTTTGAGCCTTACACCTCCAACATTTATGTGCGCCGCGTGCTGAGCGGCGAGTTCATGGTGGTGAACAAGCACCTGTTGAAAGACCTGGTGAAGCTGGGCCTGTGGAACGAGCAGATGAAGAACGCCATCATTGCCGCCAACGGCTCGGTGCAGGACATCCCCACCATCCCGCAGAACATCAAGGACCTGTACAAAACGGTGTGGGAGATTTCGCAGCGCCGCATCATTGATATGTCGGCCGACCGGGGCGCGTACATCTGCCAGAGCCAGAGCCTGAACCTGCACGTGCTGAACGTGAACTTCGGCAAGCTCACCAGCATGCACTTCCACTCGTGGAAGAAGGGCCTGAAAACCGGCATGTACTACCTGCGCACCAAAGCCGCCGCCGACGCCATCAAGTTCACGGTGCAGAAGCAAGCCGCCGAGACCCTGGAGCCGCTGAACGTATCGGCCCAAAACGCCTCCGATATGGCCTGCTCTCTGGATAACCCCGACGCCTGCGAAGCCTGTGGTTCGTAA
- a CDS encoding CotH kinase family protein yields MLTTTFSVVASGTDTLVVASNFYHIDRQQNIIVINSGLAELNSSGENTKSHILLDSLYSFDQNVTGVATNSSYQVKLDGKSYTLYFTQLPIVRITARQDIVDSPSIYAEFQLAQPNGAMVTSAMGIEFRGGSSQANPKKSFELSFWNDTTGANSRDVTLLGMRTDNKYNLQALYNEPLRLSSKVSNELWQDIHQIYYKSLEPDAKNGINMQYVEVFLNGEYRGVYALSERVDRKQLKLKKHNNGIVGELYKGSDWGGAVTFTALPPFDNASETWGGFEYKHPEEEIDWSNLYKFVDFVKNSSDQEFFSTYKQKFELRNAVDYFILLNLLRASDNTGKNLYIAKYKKGEPYYYVPWDLDGVFGTDWTGANTGSVEDLLSNGFYDRLQLDCSPNGFRDQLRTRWAALRQSVITQESIMARFAANNQFLLRNNVYEREQRTWAGYEASSTQLDYTATWLSARLRYLDGRFGAACAPLSASSAKQPALVKLYPNPATDHLTVECEATACQLTLRDLQGRVMLQTALRGRLNQVSTAHLPRGMYVATIQGGTLLKTEKVLLN; encoded by the coding sequence TTGCTAACGACTACGTTTAGCGTCGTTGCTTCCGGCACTGATACGCTGGTGGTGGCATCGAATTTCTACCACATCGACCGCCAGCAAAATATCATTGTAATTAACAGCGGCCTGGCCGAATTAAATAGCAGCGGCGAAAATACCAAAAGCCATATATTACTGGATAGCCTGTATAGCTTCGACCAGAACGTTACGGGTGTAGCCACCAACTCGTCGTATCAGGTGAAACTGGACGGCAAAAGCTACACGCTCTACTTCACGCAGCTGCCCATCGTGCGCATCACGGCCCGCCAGGACATTGTAGATAGCCCCAGCATTTATGCCGAGTTCCAGCTTGCTCAGCCTAACGGGGCAATGGTGACGTCGGCTATGGGAATTGAGTTTCGGGGCGGCTCGTCGCAGGCCAACCCCAAGAAGTCGTTTGAGCTGAGCTTCTGGAACGACACGACTGGCGCCAACAGCCGCGACGTGACCCTGTTGGGCATGCGCACCGACAACAAGTACAACCTGCAGGCCCTCTACAACGAGCCGCTGCGGCTGAGCAGCAAGGTGTCCAACGAGCTGTGGCAGGATATCCACCAGATCTACTACAAAAGCCTGGAGCCCGACGCCAAGAACGGCATCAACATGCAGTACGTAGAGGTATTCCTCAACGGCGAGTACCGGGGCGTGTATGCCCTGAGTGAGCGGGTCGACCGCAAGCAGCTCAAGCTGAAGAAGCACAACAACGGCATTGTGGGCGAGCTGTACAAGGGCAGCGACTGGGGCGGCGCCGTGACCTTCACGGCCCTGCCGCCCTTCGACAACGCCAGCGAAACCTGGGGCGGCTTCGAGTACAAGCACCCAGAAGAGGAAATCGACTGGAGCAACCTCTATAAGTTCGTTGATTTCGTGAAGAACAGCTCCGACCAGGAGTTCTTCAGCACCTACAAGCAGAAGTTCGAGCTGCGCAACGCCGTCGACTACTTCATTTTGCTGAACCTGCTGCGCGCCTCCGACAACACCGGCAAGAATCTCTACATCGCCAAGTACAAGAAAGGCGAGCCCTACTACTACGTGCCGTGGGACCTGGACGGCGTGTTCGGCACCGACTGGACGGGCGCCAACACCGGCTCGGTGGAGGATCTGCTGTCGAATGGTTTCTATGACCGGCTGCAGCTGGACTGCTCCCCCAACGGCTTCCGCGACCAGCTGCGCACCCGCTGGGCCGCGCTGCGCCAAAGCGTGATTACGCAGGAAAGCATCATGGCCCGCTTTGCGGCCAACAACCAGTTCCTGCTCCGCAACAACGTGTACGAGCGGGAGCAGCGCACCTGGGCCGGCTACGAGGCCAGCAGCACCCAGCTTGACTACACGGCCACCTGGCTGAGCGCCCGCCTGCGCTACCTCGACGGCCGGTTTGGGGCGGCGTGTGCGCCGCTGTCTGCCTCCTCGGCCAAGCAGCCTGCCTTGGTTAAGCTCTACCCCAACCCGGCCACCGACCACCTGACCGTGGAGTGCGAGGCCACAGCCTGCCAGCTCACCCTGCGCGACCTGCAGGGCCGGGTGATGCTGCAAACCGCGCTGCGCGGCCGCCTGAACCAGGTCAGCACAGCCCACCTGCCCAGGGGCATGTACGTGGCCACCATCCAGGGCGGCACGCTGCTGAAAACCGAAAAAGTGCTGCTCAACTAG
- a CDS encoding metallophosphoesterase, with translation MKSFYCRTLCCAAWLYGLFAFSTEASAQRFAAIGDYGFAGTPERDVSQLVKSWNPEFIITLGDNNYDLGDSTTIDQNIGQYYHTYIGNYKGRYGPRASTNRFFPSLGNHDYYTRNGEAYREYFTLPGNGRYYDFVRGDVHLFALNSDPAEPDGIGATSVQAQWLKARLAASRSRWKVVYLHHAPYSSGPHGNTPALQWPFREWGASAVLAGHDHHYERLDVDGLAYFVNGLGGRSLYPIRPQRVPQSQFAYTGNYGAMLLSATPDSLTLQFYTRNRALVDTHVLRYTPGTEPVLYPVAPNPLQQSATIEYFLPVAGTVELRLLNALGQQVRVLQQGPVRAGTHRLTWGREALPAGLYYLQLLGSNFSQTTRVVAL, from the coding sequence ATGAAGTCTTTTTATTGCCGCACGTTATGTTGTGCCGCCTGGCTTTATGGCCTGTTTGCATTTTCCACGGAGGCCTCGGCCCAGCGCTTTGCCGCCATCGGCGACTACGGCTTTGCCGGCACGCCCGAGCGCGACGTGTCGCAGCTGGTGAAAAGCTGGAACCCGGAGTTCATCATCACCCTCGGCGACAACAACTACGACCTGGGCGACTCCACCACCATCGACCAGAACATCGGCCAGTACTACCACACCTACATCGGCAACTACAAGGGCCGCTACGGGCCGCGGGCGTCCACCAACCGGTTCTTCCCCTCGCTCGGCAACCACGACTACTACACCCGCAACGGCGAGGCCTACCGCGAATATTTCACGCTGCCCGGCAACGGCCGCTACTACGACTTCGTGCGCGGCGACGTGCACCTATTTGCCCTCAACAGCGACCCGGCCGAGCCCGACGGCATCGGGGCCACTTCGGTGCAGGCGCAGTGGCTGAAGGCCCGGCTGGCCGCTTCCCGGTCACGCTGGAAGGTGGTGTATCTGCACCACGCGCCCTACTCGTCGGGGCCGCACGGCAACACGCCCGCGCTGCAGTGGCCGTTTCGAGAGTGGGGCGCCTCGGCAGTGCTGGCTGGCCACGACCACCACTACGAGCGGCTGGATGTGGACGGGCTGGCCTATTTCGTGAATGGGCTGGGAGGGCGCAGTCTCTACCCCATCCGTCCGCAACGGGTGCCCCAAAGCCAGTTCGCATACACCGGCAACTACGGCGCCATGCTGCTCAGCGCCACCCCCGACAGCCTGACGCTGCAGTTCTACACCCGCAACCGCGCTCTGGTCGACACGCACGTGCTGCGCTACACGCCCGGCACGGAGCCCGTGCTCTATCCCGTTGCACCGAATCCGCTGCAGCAGTCCGCCACCATCGAGTACTTTCTGCCAGTGGCCGGCACCGTAGAACTGCGCCTGCTCAATGCTCTGGGGCAGCAGGTGCGCGTGCTGCAGCAGGGCCCGGTGCGCGCCGGCACCCACCGCCTCACGTGGGGGCGCGAGGCCCTGCCGGCCGGCCTCTACTACCTGCAGTTGCTCGGCAGCAACTTCTCGCAGACCACCCGCGTGGTGGCGTTGTAG
- a CDS encoding ribonucleoside-diphosphate reductase small subunit, whose amino-acid sequence MEPLLTENPNRFVLFPIQHNDVWQMYKKAEASFWTAEEIDLSQDQKDWEALSDNERHFISHVLAFFAASDGIVNENLAVNFMQEVQMAEARCFYGFQVMMENIHSETYSLLIDTYIKDPKQKDYLFNALETVPCVKKKGDWAIKWINSENFTERLIAFAAVEGIFFSGSFCSIFWLKKRGLMPGLTFSNELISRDEGLHCDFACLLYKDHLQNKLPEARVHEIIKDAVQIEQEFVTDALPVNLIGMNAKSMSQYIEFVADRLLESLGYSKVYGASNPFDFMEMISLQGKTNFFEKRVAEYQKAGVMSERTENAFSLDEDF is encoded by the coding sequence ATGGAACCGTTGCTCACTGAGAATCCCAACCGATTCGTCCTCTTCCCCATCCAGCACAACGACGTGTGGCAGATGTATAAGAAGGCCGAAGCCTCGTTCTGGACGGCCGAGGAAATTGACCTCTCGCAGGACCAGAAAGACTGGGAAGCCCTCAGCGACAACGAGCGCCACTTCATCAGCCACGTGCTGGCCTTCTTTGCGGCCTCCGACGGCATCGTGAACGAAAACCTGGCCGTGAACTTCATGCAGGAGGTGCAGATGGCCGAGGCCCGCTGCTTCTACGGCTTTCAGGTGATGATGGAAAACATCCACTCGGAAACCTACTCGCTGCTGATCGACACTTACATCAAGGACCCCAAGCAGAAAGACTACCTCTTCAACGCCCTGGAAACGGTGCCGTGCGTGAAGAAAAAGGGCGACTGGGCCATCAAGTGGATCAACTCCGAGAACTTCACCGAGCGCCTCATTGCGTTTGCCGCCGTGGAAGGCATCTTCTTCTCGGGTTCGTTCTGCAGCATTTTCTGGCTGAAGAAGCGCGGCCTGATGCCCGGCCTCACGTTCTCCAACGAGCTGATTTCGCGCGACGAGGGCCTGCACTGCGACTTCGCCTGCCTGCTCTACAAAGACCACCTGCAGAACAAGCTGCCCGAAGCCCGCGTGCACGAAATCATCAAGGACGCCGTGCAGATTGAACAGGAATTTGTGACCGACGCACTGCCCGTGAACCTGATTGGCATGAATGCCAAGAGCATGAGCCAGTACATCGAGTTCGTGGCCGACCGCCTGTTGGAGTCTTTGGGCTACAGCAAGGTGTATGGTGCCTCCAACCCCTTCGACTTCATGGAGATGATTTCGCTGCAGGGCAAAACCAACTTCTTCGAGAAGCGCGTGGCCGAGTACCAGAAGGCCGGCGTGATGAGCGAGCGGACCGAAAACGCCTTCTCGCTGGACGAGGACTTTTAA
- the rplU gene encoding 50S ribosomal protein L21, which produces MYAIVNIAGKQTKVEANKFVYAHRLAGNVGDSVELGKAMLTDNDGTITIGSPLLDVAVTGTILAHVKGDKVLVFKKKRRKGYKKLNGHRQQFTKVMINSIG; this is translated from the coding sequence ATGTACGCAATTGTCAACATAGCCGGGAAGCAGACTAAGGTCGAAGCCAATAAATTTGTATACGCCCACCGTTTGGCTGGCAACGTCGGCGACAGTGTGGAGCTGGGCAAAGCCATGCTCACCGATAACGACGGAACCATCACCATCGGCTCGCCGCTGCTGGACGTGGCCGTAACTGGTACCATTCTGGCGCACGTAAAGGGCGACAAGGTGCTGGTGTTCAAGAAGAAGCGCCGCAAGGGCTACAAGAAGCTGAACGGTCACCGTCAGCAGTTCACCAAAGTAATGATCAACAGCATCGGTTAA
- the rpmA gene encoding 50S ribosomal protein L27: protein MAHKKGVGSSNNGRESESKRLGVKIFGGQSIISGNIIVRQRGTKHHPGQNVGIGKDHTLFAMIDGTVQFRKGRKDRSFVSVVPVAEATEVATAE from the coding sequence ATGGCACACAAGAAAGGCGTAGGTAGCTCCAACAACGGCCGCGAATCAGAATCCAAGCGCCTGGGCGTGAAGATCTTCGGTGGTCAGTCTATCATTTCCGGCAACATCATCGTGCGTCAGCGCGGCACCAAGCACCACCCCGGCCAGAACGTGGGTATCGGCAAGGACCACACGCTGTTCGCTATGATCGACGGCACGGTGCAGTTCCGCAAGGGCCGCAAAGATCGTTCGTTCGTATCGGTAGTTCCGGTTGCTGAAGCAACTGAAGTAGCTACCGCCGAGTAG
- a CDS encoding cyclase family protein produces the protein MLATYPHHGRAYSFNPAAPLDISLPLAPGENQVNCFWAEPVQVDVIRVGDFVGSVALGGSTNYLRVHLTPHGNGTHTECYGHISPDPQVTLNRCLRRFLFVARLVSVQPRPQANGDEVVLLEDVRRELEGGPDAAVPLEALVLRTLPNHRAKRTRHYSGTNPTYLEPALAHYLAERHIEHLLLDLPSVDREEDGGQLLAHHAFWQYPHATRTHATITELIFVPDEVEDGLFLLSLQPTSLELDASPSKPVLYALGS, from the coding sequence ATGCTCGCCACTTACCCGCACCACGGCCGCGCCTACTCCTTCAACCCAGCCGCGCCGTTGGATATCTCCCTGCCGCTGGCGCCCGGCGAAAACCAGGTAAACTGCTTCTGGGCGGAACCGGTGCAGGTTGACGTGATTCGGGTGGGCGACTTTGTGGGCAGCGTGGCGCTGGGCGGCAGTACTAACTATCTGCGCGTACACCTCACGCCCCACGGCAACGGCACCCACACCGAATGCTACGGCCACATTTCGCCCGACCCGCAAGTCACGCTCAACCGCTGCCTGCGCCGCTTCCTGTTCGTGGCCCGGCTGGTATCGGTGCAGCCCCGCCCGCAAGCCAACGGCGACGAGGTGGTACTGCTGGAAGATGTGCGCCGCGAACTGGAAGGCGGCCCGGATGCTGCCGTTCCGCTGGAGGCGCTGGTGCTGCGCACCCTGCCCAACCACCGCGCCAAGCGCACCCGCCACTACTCCGGCACCAACCCCACCTACCTCGAGCCCGCGCTGGCCCACTACCTGGCCGAGCGCCACATCGAGCACCTGCTACTGGATTTGCCCAGCGTCGACCGGGAGGAAGACGGCGGGCAGCTACTGGCGCACCACGCCTTCTGGCAATATCCGCACGCCACCCGCACCCACGCCACCATCACCGAGCTGATATTCGTGCCCGACGAGGTGGAAGACGGGCTGTTTCTGCTCAGCCTGCAGCCCACCAGCCTGGAGCTTGACGCCAGCCCCAGCAAGCCGGTGCTATACGCGCTGGGCAGCTAG
- a CDS encoding alpha/beta fold hydrolase, producing MFYLIPGLGADERVFRNLQPLLHGPTQVLQWLLPEPEEPLPHYAARMAEAIPAGQSCLLVGVSFGGVVALEICRIRPLARAILISSVPDASCLPPLLRLIRGSGAYRLFPPQWLKLFPRAGQWYFGVRSGEEYQLFHQILQDMEPRYTRWAIHRLLHWDSTSAGRSIQILGTHDRVFPPGPTPVDYLIPGGGHFMVVSHAPQIAEILNQLAAELPLARHSEQHEESR from the coding sequence ATGTTCTACCTGATACCGGGTTTGGGGGCAGATGAGCGGGTTTTTCGGAACCTGCAGCCCTTGCTGCACGGCCCTACGCAGGTGCTGCAATGGCTGCTGCCGGAGCCCGAGGAGCCGCTGCCGCACTACGCGGCGCGCATGGCCGAGGCCATACCGGCCGGGCAGTCGTGTCTGCTGGTGGGCGTATCGTTTGGCGGGGTGGTGGCGCTGGAAATCTGCCGGATCCGGCCGCTGGCGCGGGCCATCCTCATCAGCAGCGTGCCCGATGCCAGCTGCCTGCCGCCGCTGCTGCGCCTGATCCGGGGCAGTGGCGCCTACCGGCTGTTTCCGCCGCAGTGGCTGAAGCTGTTTCCGCGGGCCGGCCAGTGGTATTTTGGCGTCCGGAGCGGCGAGGAGTACCAGCTGTTTCACCAGATTCTGCAGGACATGGAGCCGCGCTACACGCGCTGGGCCATCCACCGGCTGCTGCACTGGGACAGCACCAGCGCCGGCCGCAGCATCCAGATCCTGGGCACCCACGACCGGGTATTCCCGCCCGGCCCCACCCCCGTCGACTACCTCATTCCCGGCGGCGGCCACTTCATGGTCGTCAGCCACGCCCCCCAGATTGCCGAAATCCTGAACCAACTGGCAGCTGAGCTGCCCCTAGCACGTCATTCCGAGCAGCACGAGGAATCTCGCTAG
- the hemW gene encoding radical SAM family heme chaperone HemW — translation MPGLYLHIPFCKQACHYCDFHFSTSMALKSRLVEAITQELTLRADYLGPQATLDTIYFGGGTPSLLTQAELEQLFDAIHRHFRVAADVEVTLEANPDDLTPQKVRELAASPINRLSIGLQSFHEPHLRLMNRAHSATESGAAVRLAQDAGFENISVDLIYGVPADSHAIWEQDMAAAFALGVPHLSCYALTVEPDTVFGRRQQKGTFRPPPDDFVARQFELLLAEMARHGYQQYEISNFCQPGRESRHNSAYWRGVPYLGLGPSAHSFNGHSRQYTLANNPQYVAAVLERQEVPATIEVLSPLDRANEYLMTSLRTAYGTDLHHLRDTLGVDLLTQQAAYLHELQATNLATLDAAGTLRLTDQGKLLADHITLTLFQSPTE, via the coding sequence ATGCCCGGACTGTACCTTCACATCCCTTTCTGCAAGCAGGCCTGCCACTACTGCGACTTTCACTTCAGCACCAGCATGGCCCTGAAAAGCCGACTCGTGGAAGCCATAACGCAAGAGTTGACCCTGCGCGCCGACTACCTGGGCCCGCAGGCAACGCTAGACACCATCTACTTCGGTGGTGGCACGCCTTCGTTGCTCACCCAGGCCGAGCTGGAGCAGCTGTTCGACGCCATCCACCGGCATTTTCGGGTGGCCGCGGATGTGGAAGTTACGCTGGAAGCCAACCCCGACGACCTGACGCCGCAGAAGGTGCGGGAGCTGGCGGCCTCGCCCATCAACCGGCTCAGCATCGGGCTGCAGAGCTTCCACGAGCCGCATTTGCGCCTGATGAACCGGGCGCATTCGGCCACGGAATCGGGTGCGGCGGTGCGGCTGGCGCAGGATGCAGGCTTCGAGAATATTTCGGTGGATTTGATTTACGGCGTGCCCGCCGACAGCCACGCCATCTGGGAGCAGGACATGGCGGCGGCCTTCGCGCTGGGCGTGCCGCACCTCTCCTGCTACGCCCTCACCGTGGAGCCCGACACCGTATTTGGCCGGCGCCAGCAGAAAGGCACGTTCCGCCCGCCGCCCGACGATTTTGTGGCCCGGCAATTTGAGCTGCTGCTCGCGGAAATGGCCCGCCACGGCTACCAGCAGTACGAAATCAGCAACTTCTGCCAGCCCGGCCGCGAGTCCCGGCACAACTCGGCGTACTGGCGCGGCGTGCCCTACCTGGGCCTGGGCCCGAGCGCCCACTCCTTCAACGGCCACAGCCGCCAGTACACCCTTGCCAACAACCCGCAGTACGTGGCCGCCGTGCTGGAGCGGCAGGAGGTGCCCGCCACCATCGAAGTTCTCTCGCCGCTGGACCGCGCCAACGAGTACCTGATGACCAGCCTGCGCACCGCCTATGGCACCGACCTGCACCACCTGCGCGACACGCTCGGCGTGGATTTGCTCACGCAGCAGGCCGCCTACCTGCACGAGCTGCAGGCCACCAACCTGGCCACCCTCGACGCCGCCGGCACCCTGCGCCTCACCGACCAGGGCAAGCTCCTCGCCGACCACATCACCCTCACCCTATTCCAAAGCCCGACGGAGTAA
- a CDS encoding NADase-type glycan-binding domain-containing protein, with the protein MKCSLYFLLVALTAHQASAQTTVKNHFPVEIKTVDLSIQRQREIERQNYLLSLNTRTQKEEKELSALLNKYGEVVESAWDIIEGGCSWYCGGGNFSIRASSFLSSTSKETKYASKSANDLSYKTAWVEGKADAGIGEYLEYSFKNTSPRITKVIISNGYVKSESTWRNNNRIKRLNMYVNGKKHGVLNLQDSRTDQVFAVGILGHNRDKTDLVLRFEIAEVYKGNMDNDTAITEIYFDGIDVH; encoded by the coding sequence ATGAAATGCAGTTTATACTTTCTACTTGTTGCGCTGACAGCTCATCAGGCGTCAGCGCAGACTACTGTAAAAAATCACTTTCCTGTTGAAATCAAGACAGTGGACTTAAGCATACAAAGACAGCGTGAAATCGAAAGACAAAATTATCTATTGAGCTTAAATACCAGAACGCAAAAAGAAGAAAAGGAACTTTCAGCACTTCTGAACAAATATGGAGAAGTAGTTGAAAGTGCCTGGGATATTATTGAAGGCGGCTGTAGCTGGTACTGTGGAGGCGGGAATTTTAGCATCCGGGCATCGTCCTTTTTATCTAGTACTTCAAAAGAAACAAAATACGCAAGCAAAAGCGCCAACGACCTCAGCTACAAAACCGCATGGGTTGAAGGCAAAGCCGACGCAGGAATTGGCGAGTATCTGGAATACAGTTTCAAAAACACCAGTCCTCGCATCACGAAAGTCATTATCTCGAATGGCTACGTAAAATCTGAAAGCACTTGGAGAAATAATAACAGAATTAAGCGCTTAAATATGTACGTCAATGGCAAGAAGCATGGCGTTTTGAATTTACAAGACAGTAGAACCGACCAGGTTTTCGCAGTTGGAATTTTGGGGCATAACCGAGATAAAACCGATTTAGTATTACGCTTCGAAATTGCAGAAGTATATAAAGGCAACATGGATAACGACACAGCTATTACGGAAATATATTTTGACGGTATAGACGTTCATTGA